Genomic segment of Prinia subflava isolate CZ2003 ecotype Zambia chromosome 4, Cam_Psub_1.2, whole genome shotgun sequence:
AAGGTTCTCCCCGtgtgcccagccccaggctctccctggCTCTGGTGGGCAcagacagcacccagggaacgGCTGGATCTGTTAGAGATCAGGAAAGGTTCTCCCCCAGAggtcctggcactgcccaggctccccagggaatgggcactgcccagagctccgggagcctttggacagcgctgccagggatgcagggtgGGATTGCTGGGGGGTCTGTGCTGGATCCATGATCCCTGGGGGCCCTACAGCTCAGGagattccatggttctgtgatgATGGAATTCCTCTGTAcccctgctgggctcagggaaGACAAGTTTTGGGTCCCCTTCACTACCAGAAAACTCAGGGGAGACCTCAAACGAAGCATTCCCTGCACAGAGGACGGAAAAGCACCACGGGAAAACACTGGCCTATCTTCCTAGCAAAGAGGGGAAGCATTAAGGAGCCAACGCCCCCTTCTTGCTCAGGATCTCACTGTGGGGACATCAGGGATGGGAttccctccagctgcctcccagTCCCACCAGGACGCTGTGAGCAGGACTGGGGGATCCCACTCTGAACACAGCCGGGCCCCTCAGcccattcccagggaagctCTGCCAGCCGTGGCCTGGAGCTTCCCAAAAATCCTGTGAGCCCACAGAGCGCTCTTCCCCTGGTAACAAACCCCCGAGCAGCAGCTCGCACACAGCGCTGCCTCGGCGTTATTATTTTTGACAGTTTCCAATTTGTGAAGTCAGAAATCCACCCTGtccctcccacagcacacacagagctcctggaacaccaggctgagcaggagatgctccacagctcctgcatCCCACAACAAGCCTTCCCCCAGTGTGAGGTTCTGCAGGAACCTTGCCTGCACCACCTGCCTGACAAgcacctgctgctgcaccaCCAATCTGTCCCCGCTGCCAGCCAGGTTAATCCACAGCAAGTACAAAAATCACCAGGAGTATCAGCGTGCAGAAGGAGAACAAGCCTTGGTTTCAGAGCAGTTtgctcccacccagccctcATCACCTTCTGCCGAGCAAATGTCACCCAGGCCCGTCCAGGCCATAATGTGCTCCCACTGACAGCCCAAAATTTAACTTTGCTTCCCATGAGATCACCATTGGTTGCCATGGAAATCCATATACTACCATCCaccaaggggttttttttaccaCTGAAGTATTTTGGCAGCATGTTCGCTTTTAAGTGTCAGAGTAATAAGAGAAAACATAAATGTTTCTTCTCTCATCAGGCTTTAAACAGAGCTTTATAACCTAAATCTGCTCCTAAGAGCTTGGTTCAAacctgtggggctgggcagggctagAATCGCTACTTTCTCCTTTCTGagacacaaaataaacaatgaaaacaaccttcaagtttttaaaacatgaatttcCAAGCAGGGGATCAAGCAAGGAAAAACTCTCAGGCCCCTCCAAGTTCTCtcagtttctctttttcacttcctagttttgtttttttttttttttagctggtGCAAAACAAGGCCCTCAAATTCAGCAGGGCCctcccagcctctgccaggAGCCGCTTTCCTGTCAGATCAATCCCGTGGTGATTCCAGAGGGGCCTCCCCTCCTACCCCCGTGTCTGATCGTTAATAAAACCAGCACGGTGACATTTACGGCCACATTCTGCACCCTGAGGTGGGCAGGTCCCCAGGAAGGTGACACCCGTGGGAGGCTGATCCCCCTCCGGTCACCCCCGGGAGGGACCTGACCCCGGGAATGGTGACCTGACCCCGGGAGGGGACCCTGACCGCTGATCCCCCTCCTGTCACCCCCGGGAGGGACCTGACCCCGGGAACAGGACCAGACCCCCGGGAACAGGACCAGACCCTCGGGAACAGGACCAGACCCTCGGGAACGGGATCAGAACCTCCAGAAGGGGATCAGACCCCTGGGAAGGGGATCAGACTCCCAGGAACAGGATCAGACCCTCCAGAAGGGGACCTGACCCCCGGGAACAGGACCAGACCCCCGGGAGGGACCTGACCCCGGGAACAGGACCAGACCCTCGGGAACGGGATCAGAACCTCCAGAAGGGGATCAGACCCTCCAGAAGGGGACCTGACCCCCGGGAACAGGATCAGACCCTCCAGAAGGGGACCTGACCCCCGGGAACAGGATCAGACCCTCCAGAAGGGGACCTGACCCCCGGGAACAGGATCAGACCCTCCAGAAGGGGACCTGACCCCCGGGAACAGGATCAGACCCTCCAGAAGGGGACCAGACAGCCGAGAGGGACTTGACCCACAGGAGGGGAACCAGACCCCCAGGAAGGGGCACCCTCCGAAGGGTGATCTGACTCCCAGGAGGGGGAGCTGACCCTGAAGGAACCTGACCTCGGGACTGACCCGACCCCAGGAGGGGGCCAAGAACCTCGAGAGGGGGAGCTGACCCTCGGGAAAGGGACCGCAGGCCGGGGGCTGATGTGACCCCCGGGCAGGGGACCCCCGGAAGGCGATCGGACCCTCGGGAGTGCGCGCTGAGCCCTGAGAGGGGGATCGGAGCCTCGGGAAGGGTGACCTGACCCCTGACCTTGTCACCGCCGCCACTCCCgacagctccagccactccCGGCCGGCCAGGTGCGAtccaggagcacctggagcccgcagccccagcccccagccccgccagcCCGCCCTGCACGCACCAAAACACGGCAAAAGGAAACTGTCACGCGCAGAGCTGTCGGATTTAACCCAGATCCGCACGGAACGAGGCGGCGGGACCACGGCCCAGCCCCGGACAGCGGCTCGGCGGGGGAGGTTTTTAACCCCTCAAACGGTGCCGAACCCCCGGAGCGCGGGGGGCGGCTCCGGGAGGCCAGAACGGAgccgggggagcggcggggcccaGCCCGCGGCGCCGGGCCCAGCCCCGACCCCGGCCCCGCGAGGGCGGCGGTGACAGCCGGGTCTCACCTGCGGGTGCCGGGCTGCCCTCGGGCgctgccgggccgggctgcgggccgggcccgcgggctgggccggccggggctgcgcgggcagcggcggcggagcggcggcggcggcggctccaaaatggcggcggcgccgcggctCCCTCAGGgcggggggagaggggcggggccgagggccaggggcggggcccgggcggggcggggccctGGTGGGCGGGGCCGTGTGAGGTGGGCGGGGCCGTGTGAGGTGGGCGTGGCCGGGGTGCGgcccggggacacggggacagggatggacacggggacagggatggacacggggacagggatggacacagggacagggatggacacggggacagggatggacacggggacagggatggacacggGGACGGGGatggacacggggacagggatggacacggGGACGGGgatggacacagggacagggatggacacggggacagggatggacacggggacagggatggacacggGGACGGGGatggacacggggacagggatggacacggGGACGGGGATGGACACGGGGACGGGGatggacacggggacagggatggacgcggggacagggatggacacggGGACGGGGatggacacggggacaggggacGGGAATGAGCGCGTGGAgatgggacacagggacataCGGACATGGGgactggggcagggatggacacgGGGAAGAGGATCGGGACACGGACACCGCGGGAccgggatggggatgaggatggtggGGCGGGGATAGGGGAGACAGGGACGGGAATGGGGCAACAGGGACGGGGATGGGAATTGGCTTGGCatggcacggcacggcacggcacggcacggcacggcacggcatgGCATGGGCATGGTGTCAAACATGGGGATGGGGGCCAGGAACAGGGAGATGGGGACACAAGGATGGGAACAGGAACAAGGGGACAgagatgggacagggatggagatACGGGtgcagggactggggacagggaggtggtGGGACGGGGatgtgacagggacagagacactgggacagggctgtggggacacaggggagcagggatggtggAGTGATGGTGGGGACAGGGGAACggtggggcagccccagggacaggggcaAGGGGACAGCGGTGAGGGGATAGTGACAACCCTCAGGACCCTGGGGTGGGTGACTGCAGCCACCAGGGGTGGTCACGGCCTCAGGGGGAGCAGGAAGAGCTCGAGGACAGGACCTCATGGctggggggacatggggacagcaggagcccTTCCGTGGCCACAGCCTGCAGGTGGCCCCTGTGTCACTGCAAGGGTGGATCCCCAGAGATGGGGTCAGGGGACTGGTGTGGGGACAGGGTCCGCTGTGCTCAGGGAGGTGGGGATGAGCAcggagaagggagggaagagaggagccagagggagcagggagccgggctgggagcagggaggcacggctgggagcagagagccgggctgggagcagagagccgggctgggagccgggctgggagcagggagccagagggagcagggagccgggctgggagcagggagccgggctgggagccgggctgggagcagggagccgggctgggagcagggagccagagggagcagggagccgggctgggagcagggagacggggctgggagcagggagccgggctgggagcagggagccgggctgggagcagggagccgggctgggagccgggctgggagcagggagccgggctgggagcagggagctgggctgggagcagggagccgggctgggagcagggaggcagggctgggagcagggagccgggctgggagcagggagctgggctgggagcagggagccagagggagcagggagccgggctgggagccgggctgggagcagggagccagggctgggagccgggctgggagccgggctgggagcagagagccaggctgggagcagggagccgggctgggagcagagagccgggctgggagcagagagccgggctgggagccgggctgggagcagggagccgggctgggagcagggatctCTGAGTCATGCTGGCAGCCTGGGCTCCTGGATCCGCTGTCACCGTGCCCGGATTTGTCTTTGTCTCGTGGATAAACTGCTTTCCAAGTGCCAGCATCCTCCAGGAACCAGCAGGAAGCCATCCAATCCTTCATTCCAAAGTGAATTCCTGCCATGAGATTTACCACTAAGCTGCTCTCGCCGAGGCCTTGACCCTGCAAAGATTCCTGCACGTGGTTAAAGTTTACAAGAAAACGTGGCCCTTGCCACGGGCAGAGAGGGCCggttctgccctgctggcagggcCACGGGACCACGGCACCGTggagcagccggggctggcagggacacaaGGCTCATCCCGTGTCACCCTGCCACCGGCCGGGGTCTGGCCATGGCAGTGCTgccacagaaatgctgctggaagTGTCCCCCAGGACTGAGGGGGGAAATTCCTCATTTATGGATGCTTTTCCAGTGTGAGGGCTGCAAGACTTCATACAGCACGCAGTGTGGTAATTCGCATTTTGGTGGCCATTAATGCGGGAAAAAATAGCACAACCTCTGGAGTTTCGCTTCCCTGTTTTGTGTGTTGGAGGGAAATGGGCTTATAAAGCATTTTTTGTGGCTTATTGTGGCTTCTGGGGACAGGACGAAACCATCCAAGCAGATTCCCAAATCTTCCAGCCGCCCCCAGAGCCTTTTCCCACCCCCAGGAGGGCCGGGGTTGTACAGCCTGACTCCTCCAGCTGATTTCTAGAGTTCCAACCTTGGAACAGCTTCCCTCTTCTCTGCTCCGGCCCTTTGGAACACGCTAAAATACAGCTGAACTCTGGGCTTGGCAGcggcagggccaggagctgccagctcccctctcctgccagggacagggacagggacagggagcccAGCCCATGGTTCCAAGCCCTGGTTGTGACACAGGACAGCTGGATCCCACTGCTGGAATCTCTCCAGCACGGACACGAGGGGCTGAGCCCGGGCTGgccggggctgggagcagctggactCGCGGGAGGtgtctctgtccctctctgtccctggcaggggtggcactgggtggctTCAGGGACCCCTCCGATCCACACCGTTCCAGGATTCCCTGTTCCCTGCATGTGCAGCCCCTCAGCACAGGGAGCgctctggctgcagagcccccagctccGGAGCAGGggggagctgagccccagcaggaTTCCCAGCTGGAGTGGGAGCTGGCACACGTTGGGTGGGAGGCTGCAGGCCCAGAATAGGCTGTGGATGATGAAGAATTCTGGGATCTATTCTTGGCTCAGGATTGAGGCGTGATCTGGTGCCTCCAGCAGGCATCAGAACAGGATCTCCCAGCGCCAGTTTGACATTAATCTGAGTGGCCCCGCAGGGAGGAGGGGACGAGCTATcctcccttctccagctgccaCAGACTCTCCCGAGCACCCAGCGCTACTCCGGGAGCTCTTCCAAACCCAGCGCTGCTCTCTGGCTGCCTCTGGGGCCGGGGGACCAGGCCTGCTCCAAAGCCCACGCTCTGAGTGCCCGAGCACAACAGCCCGAGGAGCAGCTCGCATTCTCGGCCCGCGGCAGTTCCCGGGCCCGCAGGGAATGTTCCCCCCGGCTCGGGGAGCATTCCCCGGCCCGGCAGTGCGGGAGCGCGGCCCAGGGCTCctgcggggccgggcacagTTAATTATAGCCGCAGGGTTGGGCAATGTTGTGTTTGCGGGGTTGCTGGGGAGATGagagcggccccggcgctgccccggcagCTCCGAGCTCGGCCCCAGCGCCAACCTTCCCAAATATGGTCCAGCAGCAGCCGGGAGCGCCCGGGCTCGGCGCGGGCGCCGGGATCCGCCGGGCCCCGGGATCGGAGCCTCGGCAGCCGCTCCTGAGCGCGATACACTCCGGGAAAACCCcgctctgcagcctcccctgcccgcACCGGCACCCCCGGCGGGGCAGAGCCCGACCCCGGCAGGGCGTGCAGCAGAGGAACTGAGCAAAGGAGTCCCGAGATCCCCGGGCTTTAACAACAGGAGAACAAAAATACTCCGGGCAGGTCCTCTGCTCATGGAAACCTcctgtggagccaggctgggagagctgggaatgttcccctggagaggggaagggtccagggagagctcagagcccctgcagggcctgaaggggctccaggagagctgcagaggggctggggacaagggacagagggacaggacacagggaatggctcccactgccagagggcagggctgggtgggatcttgggcaggaattgctgcctggaatggaattgccagagcagctgtggctgcccctgcatccctggcagtgcccagggccaggctggaccctggggctggagcagcctggggcagtgggaggtgtccctgccatggcaggggtggcactgcaggggcccCGGGGTCCTTTCTATCCCAGcccattccaggattccctgaTTCTGAGATTCCAACACTTGCCTGTCCTGCCCCGTGGCTCTGGGAAATTCTCTGTGAAGGAATGCGGATGCTTCTGCCCGTGACAGttccctgctcagggacagaGCTTTGCTTCCATCCTGATGGAAACCCTCCAGCCCTCACTTTTATACTTCTCAGATGTTTTAAACacttttgttgccttttttatccacagttaattttcttctgcttggcCAGGTGGGAGTCTTCATGAGGCTGCAGCGAAATCAGCCATGGGAGACCCCTGGGACAAgattaaaactgatttttattgcAGGACAAGGAGTTACTGAGGAGAAAATGTccaatattttttattcatatttttctcatgttttcctCCCGTCCCTTGTCTGGCAAGAATCAGCTCCAAGTGTGGCAAGTGCAAATGTAGTGTCGCAGGCTTTGTTACTAGCCTGTAATAAATCATAATCAGCATTAATTAGCAGTTCACgggacagggcagtgctgaagtgcagctcctctgctccctgagcaGGGGAGCTTGAAAGGGGCGGGACAGGCTGGGCAAGGACACTGAAGGGCTGAAAGGGAACAAACAGCACCGGGGGCACCGAAGAAGTGCCAAAAATAAATAACCAAACCCACGGGGGTGACAGTGGGTGCTGGGCAGCCTGGCCATGGAATTCCCGTGGGAAGCAGCTCCTACCAGGAGCTGTCACTGCACACTCGGGGCACCCGGGGGGACCCTCGGTGtcactggggctgctctggagtCACGGAATGGTTTAGCCAAAGGGAactcaaagcccatccagtcccgtgggcagggacacctccccctgtcaggggtgctccaagcctgtccagcctggccctgggcactgctggggtggAACTGCTCCTTCTCTCGCTTCCCTTTCACagtgctcctcctcctcctctgctccgGGACCGACCCTGCCAATAAACAGCCCCGAAGTGCCCGTGTGTTCCTCAGCAAACCCGTGATCTACCCCCGGTAATTCCCATCTGCAGGAAGCAGCTCGCACACTGCACTCACGGGCCCGGAACCCCACAGAAATCACCGCGTCAAACACCCGGGAGAGCCTTTGCCCTGTGCCCGGGAACGGCCCCGCCTCacccgggacagccccgggacagccccggtGACCCCTGAGCCGggacagctcctccaggagGAACTGGTGCCATTGTCTCACCTTTATAAACGTAACTGAGCCTCAGGTAACTTCTACAGCAGAAAGCGCTTAACAAGCGAAAGTCAACTTTCGGCTGGGTCAGGCTAGGTTACACAATTAATTGTGCGTTAGGCAGGTGGAGAGTGTGAGTTACAGCGGGGCGGGTTTGTGTCAATTCTGTAGAAAAGATGACATTTTTTTTACCCCTTCGTGAGCTTGCTTTGTGGAAATCTCCTCCTCACGCCCGGCAGGGAATAAACGGCGTCTTTCTTCTAAAACGGTGTTTGGAGCGCTCCTAAAATCGGCCCTGCGGGACGGACCAGACGGGCTGCGAacgggggctgggggaggcacaGCCGGGGGCCGGACAAGTCCCGGCCGGCACACCGGGAAGCCGGACGGGCCCCGGCCGGGCACAGTCGGGGGTCGGACGGGCCCCGGCCGGCGCACGGGGGGCCGGGCGCCGAGCGGTGAAGCTGCCGTGCCGTTTAATAGACCCCAGCCCCGCGGAGCCCTCACGCCGCCGCC
This window contains:
- the LOC134550480 gene encoding collagen, type I, alpha 1a-like, producing the protein MGWDRKDPGAPAVPPLPWQGHLPLPQAAPAPGSSLALGTARDAGAATAALAIPFQAAIPAQDPTQPCPLAVGAIPCVLSLCPLSPAPLQLSWSPFRPCRGSELSLDPSPLQGNIPSSPSLAPQEVSMSRGPARSIFVLLLLKPGDLGTPLLSSSAARPAGVGLCPAGGAGAGRGGCRAGFSRSVSRSGAAAEAPIPGPGGSRRPRRARALPAAAGPYLGRLALGPSSELPGQRRGRSHLPSNPANTTLPNPAAIINCARPRRSPGPRSRTAGPGNAPRAGGNIPCGPGNCRGPRMRAAPRAVVLGHSERGLWSRPGPPAPEAAREQRWVWKSSRSSAGCSGESVAAGEGRIARPLLPAGPLRLMSNWRWEILF